One segment of Pseudophryne corroboree isolate aPseCor3 chromosome 10, aPseCor3.hap2, whole genome shotgun sequence DNA contains the following:
- the LOC134966056 gene encoding maternal B9.10 protein-like has protein sequence MHLEIEAAVNFLMKILSLKKTLAPDQLVLLGKNLLGLLRHRYKGHWYPDSPARGQAYRCVRINPWQYVDESLLQACTQCDIDYSRIGLPKEITLWIDPFEVCGRFGEHTDFFTIAIFKHDVVREPAQYYPQPETSDYSSEDPSSESVSETSDDEISEEKSTIAKKICTLPPNCKSPDEAIECHSTSNAGTPFNELMEIETEHMSLSMDGSVAKEDKQETLN, from the exons ATGCATCTGGAAATTGAGGCTGCTGTCAACTTTCTAATGAAAATTCTAAGCCTGAAAAAGACCCTGGCTCCTGATCAACTGGTTCTTCTGGGGAAGAACCTTTTGGGCCTACTGAGGCATAGATACAAAGGACACTGGTACCCAGACAGTCCTGCTAGAGGCCAAGCCTACAG GTGTGTCCGCATTAATCCCTGGCAATATGTGGATGAGTCGCTGCTTCAGGCCTGCACACAGTGTGATATTGACTACTCAAGAATTGGGCTCCCTAAAGAAATCACTCTATGGATTGATCCATTTGAAGTTTGTGGAAG GTTTGGCGAACACACAGACTTCTTCACAATAGCTATCTTCAAACATGATGTAGTGAGAGAGCCAGCACAATATTATCCACAACCTGAGACCTCAGACTATTCTTCAGAGGACCCTTCTTCAGAGTCTGTTTCGGAGACATCTGATGATGAGATCTCTGAAGAAAAGTCCACCATTGCCAAAAAAATATGTACGCTTCCACCCAACTGCAAGAGTCCGGATGAAGCCATTGAATGCCATTCAACATCTAATGCTGGCACACCATTCAATGAACTTATGGAAATTGAGACAGAACATATGAGCTTGAGCATGGATGGAAGTGTTGCAAAAGAGGACAAGCAGGAGACCCTCAATTAG